CTTTTGATATGGCGTGGATTTTACTGATTATCGGCGGTTTTTTCGAAGTGGGTTTTGCCACTTGCCTGGGCAAAGCCAAAGAGACCCAGGGAATCATTTCTTCCTTATGGCTTGGCGGTTTCCTTGTCTGCCTTTCCATCAGCATGGTGCTTTTGTACAAAGCTTCGCAGTCACTGCCGATCGGGACGGCTTATGCGGTCTGGACGGGAATTGGGGCGGTGGGAACGGTATTGGTCGGGATTTTAATATTTAAGGAACCTGCTGATTTCTGGCGGATGTTTTTCATCACCACACTCATCGCCTCGATCGTAGGATTGAAAATCGTTTCAACACACTAAATCCCGAAATCAAGTATAAAGCTCAGTTTTATTGAAATATTGTCCTCAAAACGCGGCAATTGGTTTGGCCCATACCTGTAAAACCCTGACAGCCCGAAACCTTTAAAGATCTGGTTCAGTTCGATCCCGGATTCAAAATAGCCTTTGTCCAGCGTTTTGTATGCGATGCCGAAATGCTGCTCGGGATGTTCCATATTCCCCCAGCCCATTCTTGACACCAATACCATTGAAGGTCGCACTTTTTTGAACAATTCCACACGCTTGAAACCATGTTTCAGTTGCAGCATCACATACTGGCTTGAAAAAAATTCATTGAAATACATCGTCTCGAAACTATTTTTCCCGGCCAGTGTAAGGCGCTGCAGCACCTTGTCTTTCGTAAGGCTGTTCGGCGAAGTGTTGTACAAATGCGTCAGCGGGACATCGCCGAAAGCATAACCGGCTTCAAGGAACACGGCAGTCTTTTGCCCGTTCAGGTATTTTTTCTGGTATTCCGTACGGAAATCTATTTTCCCGAAATCAAAATCATTGCTTAAAACCCCCGGAAGCGACTTGGTGAACTGGAAGGTAAATTTCGGGTAGCGTTTTTCAATTTCTACCTTTCCGTTCGGCGTCTGCATGAAATCGCTGAAAGGGTTCCATTGCAGCGAAACCATTGCAGTCGTCATATTAAACTTCGTATAATCTTTGCCATTGGCCTGATAAATGTAGCTGAATTTCGGTTCGACGACACTTCGTGACAGTTGCCAGATGCTTTCGGTCTTCGGGATGATTTTCGTTTCTATATACCCGCGCCAGGTTTGGTAGGCATAAAACGTACTTAAGTTGATCGGGCGTGGGTCGTATAATTTGAAAACGCGTTTGTCAATCGCAAAAGAAGTACTCGCAATCTCACGCACATCATCAGTATAGGCCCCACCAATCCATGAATTCGAAAACCTCCCAATCCTTGCAGCAGTACCAATATTGTATTTGAAATTCCCGTCTTTGGTACCATAAGCGGTATACCCTTCCACCCTGTATTTTTCAGAAAAACGATCATTTGTGATTCCGCCGGCACCGAGCCGGAATCCTTCATAATTATTATAGCTCAGCAGGTAACGCAAATCGAAATCTACAGGGCCGATCGGCACATAACCGTTGATGAGCTTGCGCCCGATGCGCAGTTTCTTCTCCACTTTTTCCTTCTTTGCAATGCTGTCCAAAGCGATATACGTCTGGCGGCTGCGCGAATCCAGGCTGTCTTTTCTGAATTGATTCCAAAAATCCTCATCCCGGTTCACGGCATCGTCTTTAACGTGCATGATGACCGAGGATTTGCTGATCGTTACCGGCTTATTGTATTCGCGGTTGAAATACCAGTATTTGGATTGAAGGTATGTAAAATCGGAAGATTGTTTTTTGCGTTTTGTATGTTTTCCATCTGCATCAAATTTGAATGTTTCGCCTAAAATCCTGATATCCTCATCATTTTTGCCCTTGACAATCTTAAATTCTTTATTCGTCGGGAACCAGATTTTCTCTTCCGGAATGTATTCAAATTCATGCGTTGCCGTGACATCCAATACGGTCCGCAGGCGCATCACGGCTTTTGCGACAGCGTAACTTTCCTGATCGATGTACAGCAAACCCTGCAGCCCGGTTTTACGGTATTTCCGCTTTGGAAAAAAATAAACGAGATAGGTTTCCCTTCCGCCAATCTTCACCGTATCGAGCAAATGGTAGTAATAATCCGAAAAAGCGTCATTGGCAATCGGGCTATTGTACTTGGTTTCAAACAGTTCATACTTGCTATCATACACCGAAAAAGACTGCAGGTTGAAAGCCACCACTTCATATACCGGCTTGTCGAATCCGGACATCCGGATGCCACGGACGGTTTCCTTCAGCCTGCGGTCGGCGAACTGGAAATCCGACACTTTTTCCATCTGGAACAAATGCTGCGAGCTGATGATTTTTTTGAACCGAAACGAGGAGGAATCAGGTTTAGCCAGTGGCGGGCCGTCATTCTTTTTGATAAAAACCGAATCAATTTTACCGTCTATGGAATCCGGATTTGCAGTAACGATCAGTTTGTTGTAGGCTTTGAACTGGAAGGTTTTCAGCTTTTGCTGTGGATTGTTATTCTCTTTAGAGGCGATGACGCGCCGGATGATGTCGTATGCAGGATCTTCTTTTTTACCTAAAACAACCGGTTCGAGCTTTTTTACAGCTGCAAAAAGCAAAATGGTAACAAACTTTTCAGTACCGATTTTAACTTCTTTTTTTTGGTAACCTATGTAGGAAACAGTGATTTTTTCGTTTTTTGCTTTTGCAGGAATCGTAAATTTCCCATCAACATCAGCAATCTGGCTTTGCCCATTGCTGTCAATAATCGAAGCAAAAGCAAGCGGCATGTGCGTATCAGCATCTTTTACAACGCCGCTCACGGTCTGCTGTGCAAAAGAAAGTGTTGAAACCAGTAATAAAATCCAGGTGATTGCCCTCATCGGTGCTTTTACAAAATTGCTGCAAGTTACGAAGCTGCGAAATAAAAAAATCCGCTCTGTTCGGAAACGGAGCGGATTTTATACATTTTTTATGATTTAGACCTTCATGATCTCGGCTTCTTTGGTTGCCAGGTGTTCGTCTACTTTTTTGATGTAGGCATTGGTCAGGTTTTGCACTTCTTCCTCGGCACTCTTACAGGCATCTTCGGAAGCGCCTTCTTTTTCCAGTTTCTTGATGTCGGTATTGGCATCTTTCCTGGCATTCCTGATTCCGATTTTGGCATCTTCAGCTTCGGCTTTGGCTTGTTTGACCAGATCACGTCGGCGCTCTTCCGTCAAAGGCGGCACGCTGATGATGATCACATCCCCATTATTCATCGGATTGAAACCGATGTTGGCTATCATAATCGCTTTTTCAATGGGATGCAGCATATTTTTTTCCCAGGGCTGTACGGTAATCGTCCTGGCATCAGGCACGTTAATATTGGCCACCTGGGAAAGCGGTGTGGCTGATCCGTAATAATCTACAAAAACACTGCCCAGCATGGCCGGGCTTGCCTTTCCTGCGCGAATGTTCAGGAATTCCTTTTCAAGATGCGCAATCGAACCCGTCATGGATTCTTCGGCGCCGTCTAATATAAAATCAAGTTCTTCGTTCATTTCTGAGTGATTTTGGAATTTGAAATTTGTAATTTTTATATGTTTACTTCCGTTCCTATGTTTTCTCCCTGGCAGATTTTCAAAAGGTTTCCTCTTTTGTTCATATCAAAAACCACAATCGGCAGTTGGTTTTCCTGACTTAAGGTAAACGCGGTGGTATCCATTACGTTGAGGCCCTTTTTCAAAACGTCTTCAAACGAAATATAATCAAATTTGACCGCATCTGGATTTTTCTCAGGATCGGCGGTGTAAATACCATCAACGCGCGTTCCTTTCAGGATCACATCGGCGTGGATTTCAACGCCGCGCAATACCGCAGCAGTATCTGTAGTGAAATAGGGATTTCCGGTGCCGGCACCAAAAATGACAATCCTGCCTTTTTCAAGGTGGCGGACAGCCCTCCTTTTGATGTATGGCTCAGCAATCGCTTCAATTTTTAAAGCGGTTTGCAGGCGTGTCAGCATGCCTTTGTCTTCCAATGCGCCCTGCAAAGCCATCCCGTTGATGACCGTGGCAAGCATGCCCATATAATCTCCCTGGACGCGGTCCATCCCATTGCTGGCTCCGGCTACGCCCCTGAAAATATTTCCGCCTCCGATGACGATGGCAATTTCAATGCCCTGGTCGTGAATCGTCTTGATGTCTTCAGCGTACTCGGCCAGTTTTGCCGGATCGATGCCGTATTGACGTTCCCCCATCAGGGCTTCACCGCTTAATTTCAGGAGGATTCTTTTAAATTTCATCTGCTAATTTTGTTGAGTTGTGCAAATATAGACATATTCTGAAGATTTTGGAATCTGGCAATAAAATTTGAAAATGCCCGGAATCCCTAGCCCTGATGGAGCCGGTATCCTTTTTATTTTTTTCTTAAAAATAAAAAGATTAAGGCGAGAGCAGGGTGAAGCTCCTGAAACAAATTATTACACTTAATTTTGCCCTATGAAAAACACGATTACAAAAGGCCTTGCGGAAAGCATTTCCTACGATGGTTACCGTAGCATGGTCACAACCTTGCTGTCTGAAAACAAATCGACCGGGCATGGGCAATCTGAAGCCCTGACGCACTACAGCCGGATGAATGAGACCCGCATGAACAGGCTTGAAAAGACCGTTCTGATTTCTGAAAAGAATGCTTCAGCGATGCAATCATTGGCATCCCGGTTTACGTGGCTCGTGATTTCTGAAGGCTGGTGTGGTGATGCGGCACAAATCCTGCCTGTATTGGAGAAGCTGGCCAAATTGTCTGACAAAGTCACCCTCAAAATCGTACTGCGCGACGAACATCCGGAGCTGATGGATTTATTTCTGACCCACAACACACGCTCGATTCCAAAGCTGATCGTCCTGGATGAAAACAATGCAGTGAAAACGACATGGGGACCGAGGCCAAAAGCTGCGTTGGATCTGGTGGCAGATTATAAACGGGAAAATGGCGTTTTCGACGACGCTGGAAAAACGGCATTACAGCTTTGGTACACCAAAGACAAAGGCGCATCAATCCAGGATGAAATGGTCGCAATAATGGCCGGCTTATAAGAACGTATAGCCAAGCCCGATATTGAACGTAGAAAGATTGTCGA
This genomic stretch from Flavobacterium pallidum harbors:
- a CDS encoding DMT family transporter, encoding MAWILLIIGGFFEVGFATCLGKAKETQGIISSLWLGGFLVCLSISMVLLYKASQSLPIGTAYAVWTGIGAVGTVLVGILIFKEPADFWRMFFITTLIASIVGLKIVSTH
- a CDS encoding DUF5686 family protein → MRAITWILLLVSTLSFAQQTVSGVVKDADTHMPLAFASIIDSNGQSQIADVDGKFTIPAKAKNEKITVSYIGYQKKEVKIGTEKFVTILLFAAVKKLEPVVLGKKEDPAYDIIRRVIASKENNNPQQKLKTFQFKAYNKLIVTANPDSIDGKIDSVFIKKNDGPPLAKPDSSSFRFKKIISSQHLFQMEKVSDFQFADRRLKETVRGIRMSGFDKPVYEVVAFNLQSFSVYDSKYELFETKYNSPIANDAFSDYYYHLLDTVKIGGRETYLVYFFPKRKYRKTGLQGLLYIDQESYAVAKAVMRLRTVLDVTATHEFEYIPEEKIWFPTNKEFKIVKGKNDEDIRILGETFKFDADGKHTKRKKQSSDFTYLQSKYWYFNREYNKPVTISKSSVIMHVKDDAVNRDEDFWNQFRKDSLDSRSRQTYIALDSIAKKEKVEKKLRIGRKLINGYVPIGPVDFDLRYLLSYNNYEGFRLGAGGITNDRFSEKYRVEGYTAYGTKDGNFKYNIGTAARIGRFSNSWIGGAYTDDVREIASTSFAIDKRVFKLYDPRPINLSTFYAYQTWRGYIETKIIPKTESIWQLSRSVVEPKFSYIYQANGKDYTKFNMTTAMVSLQWNPFSDFMQTPNGKVEIEKRYPKFTFQFTKSLPGVLSNDFDFGKIDFRTEYQKKYLNGQKTAVFLEAGYAFGDVPLTHLYNTSPNSLTKDKVLQRLTLAGKNSFETMYFNEFFSSQYVMLQLKHGFKRVELFKKVRPSMVLVSRMGWGNMEHPEQHFGIAYKTLDKGYFESGIELNQIFKGFGLSGFYRYGPNQLPRFEDNISIKLSFILDFGI
- the frr gene encoding ribosome recycling factor, producing MNEELDFILDGAEESMTGSIAHLEKEFLNIRAGKASPAMLGSVFVDYYGSATPLSQVANINVPDARTITVQPWEKNMLHPIEKAIMIANIGFNPMNNGDVIIISVPPLTEERRRDLVKQAKAEAEDAKIGIRNARKDANTDIKKLEKEGASEDACKSAEEEVQNLTNAYIKKVDEHLATKEAEIMKV
- the pyrH gene encoding UMP kinase — encoded protein: MKFKRILLKLSGEALMGERQYGIDPAKLAEYAEDIKTIHDQGIEIAIVIGGGNIFRGVAGASNGMDRVQGDYMGMLATVINGMALQGALEDKGMLTRLQTALKIEAIAEPYIKRRAVRHLEKGRIVIFGAGTGNPYFTTDTAAVLRGVEIHADVILKGTRVDGIYTADPEKNPDAVKFDYISFEDVLKKGLNVMDTTAFTLSQENQLPIVVFDMNKRGNLLKICQGENIGTEVNI
- a CDS encoding thioredoxin family protein gives rise to the protein MKNTITKGLAESISYDGYRSMVTTLLSENKSTGHGQSEALTHYSRMNETRMNRLEKTVLISEKNASAMQSLASRFTWLVISEGWCGDAAQILPVLEKLAKLSDKVTLKIVLRDEHPELMDLFLTHNTRSIPKLIVLDENNAVKTTWGPRPKAALDLVADYKRENGVFDDAGKTALQLWYTKDKGASIQDEMVAIMAGL